AAGTCTGTAATTGTAACCCAGAGAGAAGGATAGCCGGATAAATCAGCGAATTTCAATTTTCCCTCCTTCGAGCTCCTTTTTACACGACGCATGCTCGAGATCGAGGGCTTAGTCTagcagaagctgccgccaaggAGGACTCGCTGTCTCATTTGCAGGTAGATCGAGTACGCTTTCTGGAACAATGTTTTCAAATCGTATTTTCGAGCACAGATAAGACAACTAATCATTATCACTGATCAAGCTGATTAGTCGAGACTAGTTGAACCTAGTCGGTAGTCTAGTCATCCTGAATTCTCTAATACTCAGGATGTATCTATATTAAATAAATTGTTATTATAAATTAAATTACAGTAGAGAATAAGTAggcaaataataaaaattaagATTCAACCATGGTTGGTTGATCCAAATCAATATTTTTAAATTGTATTATCGAACCTAGTCATGAGAGCACTGATAAAATAACTAATCATGATTAGTCATTGATCAAGCTGATTAGTCGAACCTAGTCGGTAGTACAGTCGTCCTATCTAAATCCTCTGATACTTAGAATGTATATATTAAATAAATGGTCAATTATAAATTACAATAGAAAATAAGAAGACAAACAAGCAATAAGATTAAGATTCAACCATGGCCAAACATTTAAATATCTCACTTAACAAGTATCTCTAAGCAAATTATCAAATGCTAAGATATAGATATGAGAGATTACAAATGGATTACAGACCCAAAGAAGTGTATTATGAATCAGATATTAGTTGTTCTATGTCTAATCAGATGAATAATCATGATTAGTCTATGACTAATTGGAGAACTTGCAATCAGTCGGGTCGGTGGGTATAATCGGTACCAAGAAACCAATAAGGATGATTAGTCGTGACTAATTGTAATTAGTCGGAGGATATGACAACATTGTTGTGGAATACTGCCGTGCTGATGACAGAATGTGACTGCAATAATTAAGAGGGCCTCGATCAGCTGAAACCAACAAGAGCGACAGTTTTCAGGTTCCAAGTTGTCCTAGGACCAGGAGCCACAATTCCGACTTGTGAGTCAGAGATTCTAGTAGCTACTAGTACTACTAGCTAGAAGCATCTATCTGCAGTTCAACAATAAGGTTGTCCATTCGGTAACCGATCGTCCAGACCGGATCAGGCAATGACTCGACTGGCCGGACGAGACTAGACTTCAAGGGAAGCACGAATAAaaatagcggcggcggcggggccggcggcgataCGTAGCTGGAGCACGCATACGATACGATGGCAGAAACCGACGAGTCCTGCTGCAATGTACGACCAGACGCCACCGCTCCCgtcgctgtcaaccagatgatCGAGAGAGAGCAGTTGACAAAGACGCCATGCGTATCAGCGGTGTGGTGGAGAGCCGCGCGTCGATGGTAGACGGTAGACCTCGACCGGCTCGTGGCGGCACAAGCGACCGATCAGGCAGGCATGGCGTCATGCCGAGGAGCATGGGGCATCTTGCTTCCTCCCTTCGCAGCTCGcgatggccggccggccagacTTGGCAGATTCACTTTTGAACAAAAACTTGGCAGATTCAAGAGCGGAAACCAAAGCCTGCTTGGTCATCCAATCCGTTGGACTTAATaacagaaaataaagaaagaaaaatctTGCAGCTTGTAAATGATTGGCCAATGGGTTGACATGCAGCTCGATCGCAGGCCAGACTTGGCAGGTTCAGAAGCAGACCGACAGTCCAGAAGCGGTCCGTGGGACGCAAAAGAcgcaaaataaaagaaagagaaaCTACCGCTGCTTGTTGTATAAATGATCAACCCTGATGAGTTGACATGCCTCTCGCAGGCGTTGCCCGGTCGACGACGGTTGCCATCAACGCTCGCAGGCGTTGCAAAGTTCGGAAGCATCTAGAATTAATTGATTACATTTTCCGCTGTTTGGTTTGAGAAGCTTTCGCCAGGCATCCCCTCCGAACGGGGAAGCGCACCGCGTGCGGAATTGAACGGCGGCTCTCCGTCGTCAAGGATGAAAAAGTTTTCAAGTGTTGCAGTCGTCTGAAAGAAAGACTGACGAGTTGACGGTGTTTCTCCAATCCGCCGGTCGTGCAGAGCGTGGCCTCAACCTCGTCACCTACGACGACTAAGAGCCATGATGCTCCAAGGGAACTCACGTGGCAAATGTTATGAGTCGCTCGGACTACTGGCAGTCAAACCATCGAACAAGGTCCAATAACTAACTTTTTGTTCTggaacaactttttttttgttctcgaACAAACTTTTTGTATtgctaaaataattaaaaaattattccgAAATAAAATATAAGTCAATTTAAATCCAACAACATAAAATCTGGAATAGGTGAGGTCTGGGACTCTGGGGTCACCCGTGTGACCCCAGCAGCCCCTGCTCACGCCACCGACGAGCGAGGCGTCCATGCACCAACCCGGCGTCCATGATTATTTAGAAGCCCAATTAGCAGTGGCTCCGGCTGCAAAAGAACTTTGGGCCGCATTCTTGACCCAACGTTGTGTAAGCCCAAAAGGCATTCGTGCGTGCGACACAAATGTGGCCCAAGAAATATTTCTACAAAATCCTAGGCCCAAAAGGCTGCAGCCGAAGTCCGGGATTCCTATGTATCTTCCGAAAAAAAGTTTTTTCCACATCTTCCACTTTAAGATTGGTACGCGTGTTTAAACGAACGTGCTGGATACGAGCGTCGCTGGTAGACCAAGGTGACGTGTCACCGCTAAGTGCGGGGAGCCAGGGACCAACAAGCGCTAGCATGCATGCTGGGAAGACGTGGGTCAGGTGGCGTACAGGTTGCTGGCTTACGTGAGATTGTTTCTCAGATTTTGAACTAAGATTTCTCATTGATGGTACATTAAATTTTAATTCTATCTGAACCATCTTCTTTCTTGGATTTTTTCTATCAATTTGAGATCCCATATGACTATACTCTTTGTTTtagttttgtattttaaatttGAACATTCTAGATGTATTAACTCAATATTTTAGATGTATTAGCTCAACATTTTTGGTATATCACTTCAACATTACTACACAAAATGTTGAAGTAGTTTATTCAAAATGCTGAACTCGATATTAAAAAAAGTTGAATCAAGTATTTTCAAATGTTGAAATAGTATACACTAGCTCAATAATTACTCATATTTCTATtggtgaaaaaaataaaaatcaccAGTTTTACGTGTAACGGGAGCCAGGAAAGCACACAAAGGAATATGGCAGGGTTCTGCGTATACTTCATGTTCGGCTCCTCATGCACTCTGCACCGTTGGCCCATCACCACTTTTCTACCTCTGTCCTATTGAAACATTGATGCAActggacggcgggcggcggaggaaaAAAAAGTCCAAAGACTACTGGCTGTGATTATGAGCCAGTTTGGGCCGGCTAATATACATAATGGGCTGTTAATAGATCAAAGATATATATACTATCTATCTTGCAGAAAAGTATGTTCCTCTCTctaaaaaaaggaaataaaaaatCTGTTAGCTGCACATGGTATGGGCAGGCTTAACAACCCAACAAAATGCGCAAATAATCACTCCGTTCgctgagctggagctggagctggtggttggagtggtgtgagagaaaaatattgttggctggctggtggctggaagctGGTACTAGAGCTaggtgagagaaaaatactgttgggctggaggctgctggagctgccgaacagagtgaatCTTACTAGCTCATGATTCCATGGTGCATAGGGTTCAGTGTAAAAAAACGTCCAAGTAAAAGAATCCATAAGTTTTTATCAAATATTTAAATTAAATTCTGATTGCATCATCTTGTTTCTAACGACGAGAAATAAGATTACATTTGACTATATTTtatcaaaatttaaaaaggGGATAGTCTTATTGTGAAACTGGAACAAGTTTCACATTAAATAAAGTTGTTTGAGCGTTGTAACGAAATTGCCCCCCTTAAAAAATATTCCACCTTAAAAGTTATTTAAATAAAGTCGATTGAAATCTTACTTTGAAGATTTCGATCATAACAAATTCAATGATGCAGCCCAAacttgaatttgatttggacaTTACTACTTCAAATCTTTCTTTTCTACATCTTTTTCAGGAGGTGTGCACGTGAGCCAACCTATAGTATTCTTTCTAAGATGACTGCGCTACCAATTACGCGCGTTGCCTAGAACAGCACCCACCAAATGACTCATAGTTCATGCCATTAACCTTGATTTGAATATGGAGCCGAATACACGAGGAAAACAGTAATAATGAAGCCAATCGAAGATAGTTGCATGTGAGTACGTCCCATCCTTGTAGCAGAGCAACTGAATCTGTTGCCCGGGTGCTCAGTCCATCGAAGATAAGTTTTGCCCCCGCAAACTACAGTAAAACTCCGTATATCTCGTCGCTTCAGGCCTTTTAGGCCTCGTCACGTGAGTGTGACCGGGGAGTGGTTTTTGTTCGGAACACCTCGCCAACAGTGCCGCGCGGAAGCTCGTGAAGCATGTGCCGAAAGCATGGCCTGGCCGCCCGGGCCGGCCATCTGGTGGAAGCCGACGCCtgtggctcgccgccgcccatttATCCGAAGCTCGGAGCCGATCGAGATCGGCACGCTGAATTCATTTAGCCCGACGTGAGCCGTCTGAGCGCTTCCCCTCACCGTCACGCGGCAGCCGAGCACGTCGCGGCCGGCGTGCCGGGCGCCCGTGGCGCTGACGCGTTTCCGGAGGCAGCTCCTCCTTTCCCGGAGCAGGCAGGCCGGGCCGTTCCCACGTGTTGCCGCGCCGTCGCCTTCTAGAGCCGTCGGGCCACCGTGCCTTTGGCGTGGCCCGCAGGCCCCGCCGGGAGCCGGCACCACGTAATCCGGCACGGAGCATCGCCCAAACCACACACGAATCTGTGCGGCCTGCGCCCTAAACGCGGCACCGGCACGACGCCTCCATCAGTCACGTGCGCCCGTCCTGCGACTCTGCAGCACGCTGCACGCGCCGCAACAGAGACATGGCGCGTTTCATcatccgcaaaaaaaaaaaatgaaacgaaAAACAGACTCGATCGATtcgcttttgcttccgggaAACCGGTGCTCCGGCCTCCGGCAATGTTCGGGAAAAATCTGCGTAAATATCTCGTAGGAGTACAACATCACTAGCGCATTTACCACATGCCCCTATCAGCCTGTGTTACCCACGAGGGATATACGGTCGCTGTGAAGATACGGCGACCCTAGCTATCATCGGTGTCGGTCGACGTGAAAGGGGGGAAAGCTCAGTTCGGATTTCCGATCAGGCAGCCGACCCAACCAGTTATCGGTCCGCTTATCGCAATCTGACTCGGAGCACAATCACGCGGCAGGGGGGAAAAGCAGAAGCAGccgtaccccccccccccactctaCCTAATCGCGCCCACTAAACCAAAGGCAATGCGGCGCTGGAGCAACGACCTAACCGGTGATCAGCGTGTCCCCCGCGCTCGCCGGTCCCTGTCCACCCCTGACAGGTAGCCTGGATTATGCACGGGGTCGCAGCATCAGAGATCGGGATAAGAGCGCCCCAAACCCCTCGCTTCGCTAGcagtgacgacgacgacgcactGCTGCTAATGGGGGCTGATTAGCTGACGCAGCCGCGAGCTACTGGATGTTGTTAATCCGCGGGAGCTCGGGCTGATCGGtgtcgtgtttttttttttgaaattaagATCGGTGTCGTTTCCTGGGACTCCCGGGCGGAATTTCTAGTGATCGAAGAGAGAAGGCAAGAAGACATTGAAGCGCTCCATTCTGAAAAAGTACGCGTGCCTACGGCAGCCGGCGCGGATGGAGAGGAGGTTCTGCTTCCGGGTCTGGCGAATCAACTGCAGTCCTTATTGATACCTAGCCCTTTGATGGCAGCCCCTGGCAAGGAAGTTCTGAGCCTAGCTCATTCAGATCTGCTCGTTCAAGATTTCCCACATGGAGAAGCTTCATCGTGCAACGTGCTGCATCAAATTGAAGATTTTCGCGTGGATCCACTCCTCCTCGACATTGAAGTCAATTCAACAAGCCTGCAAGCAAGATTCAGCTACGCAGAGAAAGGAAagtggaaggaggaggagaagcatTCAAACTTTGCTGCAGCTCACGCTCTCGACCGGTCAAATTCAGGCACCTTCAGCCCGGTGAGCAATCACTGCTCCTCGACACCAGTAGTCAAGCAACCGTCTACCTCAGCTCCGGTGGCAGACCATCAATTCAAGCCTTCGCCTAGTAGGCTGAAAATTGGTACTGGTGCAAGCACGCCCCAAGATGTAGCTTCTGAACATACTGAAGATGGCATTGGAGATGGTTTTGAACCGGTCCGCCCTCGATACTGGTGGAGAAAGCAAGCAGAAACTTCAAATCCTCCAATCCGCCACCAAACGACTCTGGATGCAGAGAGGAGGAAATTCATCAGTCATGTCAGGGGCAAATGCCTTAACTGCCTCTCACCTAACCACAGAGTGGCATCATGCACAAACCGCACCAAATGTTGGCGTTGCCTCAATCAGGACACAGAGCGACAGACTGCCCACGGTTTAAGAAGCTCTCCACTCCCACCACAAGGCAACACTACCAGCCTCCTCAATTCCAGCCTCATCCGCCTAGAAACCAAGACCAAGCTTCCGACAAGCGTACCTGCAAGAGGAGCTACCTCGAGGTGGTCAAGGGTGTGGGGGCGCCCATGGCGTACCCTAGTGACCCGCTTGCGAGGCCGGGGCGTGTACTTCGCGCCGTGGCGGCGACTGGGGTGATCAGGCGCGAGAGAGATGATCTGGTGAGTCGGGCAGCAGTGTGCTTGCTCCCAGGCAACAGTCACGACACAGAGCCACACCATGTCTCCGACGCCCCTTGCGATGCAGATGTGCTTTAGCCGCGGTAGCATTCATGTGACGAAGCACTTCCCGGAGCAGTACCTGGTGCTGTTCTCCAACCACCACGACAGGCAGCGTGTGCTGGACCGAACCACCATCAACAACAGAGGTCGCTGCTTCAGCTTTGCGCCATGGTCTGAGCAGAGGCATGGCTCAGTGGTGCGCTGGGAGTTCCGTGTGCGGCTGCGGATCGAGGGGAGTCCTGTCCATGCCTGGAAtgagggggtggcggcgctggtcaTTGGCAGCCAGTGCGCCATCCACTATGTCGAGGGGAAGACTCGTCGCCGGGAGCGTACGAGAACGTACGGCCTCTGGGCGTGGTGTGTCAACCCATCCAACATCGCCAAAGAGGGATGGCATACGGTGACTGATCCTGACAGGGAGATGGACGGCAGGCGACAGGAGGTGGAGGTGCACTATGAGGAACCAAGTGGTTTCAAGTTCGGCATAACCTACAAGTTGTTCATCCATCTGGATGTGGTGGAGGACCTCTCCTTCATCCAGGGCCCGGGAGGGGACCCAAACAGGAAGACACGTCGCGTCTTCGACTGGCAATATGGCGTTCCAGATTCCCTTGGCGAGCGGAGGGAGCGACCCAGAGGCCGTCAGGAAGACAGAGGCACCACCCCTAGAAGAAGGGACGATGACGACAACGATGACTACCACCGCGGCACTCGCCGCCACCGTAGCAGTCATGCTTGGGAGAGGGTGTCACGGTGCCGGGGAGCGGTGGAGGACTGCTACTCCACCTCTCGTCACCTGGGACACCGCAGCGGTGGTGTCTACCCACATCATAGCAGGCCCTCCCTTGCTGGCTGGGGGAGTGATGCCTGGGACAGCGGTCTGCGTCGCCTCACCAACACAAGGAAGTTcatctacaagcccaagaagTGCTCCTCCAGCAAGAAGGTCTCCTTTGCATGCCCTCTAGTTCAGACAATGGGTGAGAAAACACCTTCAGTTGTCAGTTTAACAGATTTTAGTTGTCAGCTTCTTCAGACATGTCAACCGTTTTCAGTGGTCAGATCAGACCCAATGCGGGATGAATTGTTCATCCTCCCTGCTTTTGTAGGACATCCCACCAAGGAGGCCAGGATCCTGGAGATGCTCAGCGAGGCAGAGGGACTGCAAGGTGGCTGGCAAGCTTCACTTGTTGCTGCTCAAGAAGAGCCAATGGAAGCTGAGGCAGATGTGCTGGAAGAGGGTGAGATACAGAGGGGAGAAGTGGCATTGGAGACAGTAGAAGAAGTTCCGTTTGCAGCCAGGAACCCCCTCCCCAGCAATACTCAGGTTGTCCAGCAGGTTAGTGAAATagaaaataaattagttaatggTGCTATTGTTACAACAAGTCCTGAAGATAATGAGATTAATGACCTGTCTTCTTTTATTAACTACATTTCGTGCGCCCTCCTGTTCCTGTACTGCACACACCACCACGTGTTAATAATTTGCAACCAGATGATGATCACTCAAGTAGGGTGCAACATATCAGCACAGAAACACCAACGGCACAGAGGAAAAGCACCAGGCTAGctgacaaagctaagcttaacCCAGTCAAGGGCAGCTTGAATCTTGCTCAGAGAGTTTTAATTAATAAACTTGGAGAGCTGTCACCTAATTTGAAACAAAAAGCTAATGTGGATTTCAATTATGTGGTGCGGCATTTCCAGCAGCCTGTCACCAAGAAGATGATGGATGCCCTCACAGTCCTTGTTGAACAAGGAAATAAGGCAGTGAGCAAGAAGAAGAGTAAGGTGGCCCGTTGCCTACAGGGGAGGTTGGGATATAGATGGCCTAATTGCCAGGAGGAACTTGTGGTCTTTGTTAGCTAACTTTCAAGTAGTGTGTTTGCGTTTAGATATGTTAAGCAAGAGACCTCAGAACTTGTTGTTTGTAACCGCTATTGGGCCGGCAATTTGGCCCTGCGGCTTCATGGGTGCTTTGTATGGGGCCTGGCGCCTAGCACCATCGTTCATGAAACACGTCAAGTTATCATCGTCGTCACTAATCGCCCTACATGGTTGGTTTGGCTTTGTGTTGGGTCCTGGTGCGAAGCTGCATAGACCCTTCCTGTTAGAAGTGAACAAGATTTCGTCAAGTTGCTTGGTGTTTCTCTATGTCACAGAAAAATGTTAATTTGTTGTGCTGGAACGTCCGTGGACTTAATGCGGCGGAAAGACGAGCGAGTGTTCGCAACACCGTTACCTCGTCAGGTACAACTATCATATACCTTCAGGAAACAAAAATTGCACATTGGTCAACTCACCTGGTAGTGGATACGCTAGGCCAACGTTTTGCTAGGAATTACGTGGCCCTCCCTGCTAGTGGTACTCGAGGGGGCATCCTCAGTGCTGTGGACGACAAGTTTTTCAACCTACACAACTGCAGCACAACTGAGTACACAATGTCAATAGATATTACTTTGAGGGCCGACAATAAGTCTTGGACCCTCACAGGCATTTATGGCCCACAAGAGGATCGTGATAAATTAGCTTTCTTAGAAGAGATTAAGGACTTGCGACAAATTGTGAAAGTTGAATGGCTAGTAGTAGGTGATTTTAATCTGATATATAAAGCGGAAGATAAAAGCAATGACAGATTAAACGGGCTTATGATGAGCAATTTCAGACAAACCATTGATGAGGCCCAGCTCATGGAGATCGATCTCCGAGGCAAAAAGTTTACTTGGAGTAATGAACAAAACAACCCTACTTTCACGAGAATTGATCGCATGTTTGGGACACCTGTAACAAcccgaaaatttaccaaatcaaatcacgcgctaaataatttcaaaatctcttttcaatcgttgagctcaatccaTTCAAAATCATTCCCCGCAAGATCTCCCGATCTCCCGAAAATCTGGTCCTGATATCCAACCGCTGTCCCGTCTCCCTGTTCCTCCTCGCCCCGTGCGTCACGCCCGACCGGCACGCAAGCGCgaccggccgcggtcgccgcagCGGAATCCGCCgagcgatctctcttttctctctctctctctctcttttcctatttttctttttccctccccttttctttttcctttttttcatttctttttctccctccctctcccctgccgCTCGACGCTGCAGAGCAGCTCACTTGCCGCGCTGTCCCTCCTCCACGCGCATGCCCCCTGGCCCCTGCTCCTGTCCGCTCCCACACGCTCCGCATgccgcgacgcgcgcgcgcacgcaccgCCGCTGCCTTCCTCTGCTCGCGCCGTGCGAGCCACTGCTGCAcacgcacgcgctcgccgcgctcaGCACGTcgagccgcgcccgccgcgacaCCCGCTCGCTGGCGCCGCATGCCCCGCCTTCCCTGCACCGCCCACGCGCGTCACGCGTTCCACGCGGCTGTACCGCTCGCCGCACCACCCgacgcaccgccaccgcctccctgTGCTGCctcgccgcttgcgccgccgCACTGTAGGGCAcagagccgccgcctcgccgcttgcGCCGCTCTGCTCGACGCCGAGCCCCACAGTCGGCCCCTCCACGTGCCTGCGTGCCTGCCCGAGCCGTCACGTCATCCGGAGCCACCGCGAatcgcgccaccaccgcgtcACGACACCAAACGCTATTAAAGGCaccccgcaccgctcgccggacCGCCACCTAcgcggccgccgctccaccgccttactCGGCCTATAAAGGGGCCCTGCGCCGCTCCCGAACCCCACAACGCCGACCACCACCGCTCCCAGCTCTCTCCCCAAGCTCCCAGCGCCACCTCCGCACTCaactctgccgccgccgccggcctccgcggaCAGCTTTCCCCCGATGCGCCCCAGCCCGAGCCGAGGTACGGGATAGGACCCTCTCGGCCCCCTCTCGCTTTTCCCCTCCCCTTGACCGCCGTCGTGCCTCCAGGACGCCGAcccagggccgccgccacccgctgGCCGCCGGCCATCGTGGCCAGGCCGCCTCGGACCACCCCCGCCCGAGCCGCGGCCGGGGATCGACCCCGCGAgccttcctcctccttttcccccACTCCGTGGCTGCCATCGCGCCCCGAGCCATCGGcccaggcgccgccggcgacgcgccgccccctcccctgtttcccggtcgggagaggaagagaagggCATATTTTCCCAGAACCCCCTCCCCTCTTTTCTATTTGTTTAAGTGCCCTCCCACCCTTTGGCCttttgcaaattaaaccctTTCCTTTactatatttcaaaataaatccatccccatataaacatatttctaaataaacccctgaccttTTCAAAATAATCCGGTTATTTTCTAAAATACCAATCAAGCCCCTGTCTTCTCAGAAATAATTATAAATAGGTCCCTGACTCCTTTTTCAACCCCTAAACCTttctgtaacctatcatttcatgcgccaaacaacctCTGAtcaacctgaaactt
This sequence is a window from Panicum virgatum strain AP13 chromosome 7K, P.virgatum_v5, whole genome shotgun sequence. Protein-coding genes within it:
- the LOC120640263 gene encoding uncharacterized protein LOC120640263 produces the protein MSPTPLAMQMCFSRGSIHVTKHFPEQYLVLFSNHHDRQRVLDRTTINNRGRCFSFAPWSEQRHGSVVRWEFRVRLRIEGSPVHAWNEGVAALVIGSQCAIHYVEGKTRRRERTRTYGLWAWCVNPSNIAKEGWHTVTDPDREMDGRRQEVEVHYEEPSGFKFGITYKLFIHLDVVEDLSFIQGPGGDPNRKTRRVFDWQYGVPDSLGERRERPRGRQEDRGTTPRRRDDDDNDDYHRGTRRHRSSHAWERVSRCRGAVEDCYSTSRHLGHRSGGVYPHHSRPSLAGWGSDAWDSGLRRLTNTRKFIYKPKKCSSSKKVSFACPLVQTMGHPTKEARILEMLSEAEGLQGGWQASLVAAQEEPMEAEADVLEEGEIQRGEVALETVEEVPFAARNPLPSNTQVVQQVSEIENKLVNGAIVTTSPEDNEINDLSSFINYISCALLFLYCTHHHVLIICNQMMITQVGCNISAQKHQRHRGKAPG